A genomic window from Prunus persica cultivar Lovell chromosome G2, Prunus_persica_NCBIv2, whole genome shotgun sequence includes:
- the LOC18787543 gene encoding SWR1 complex subunit 2 isoform X1 has protein sequence METPKIDPPLILDRTSRATRGKRMTKLLDEEIEEDEMFWNQEALKEDEEDGNYEAEPEVADEFDSDFDEDEPDPDEGVENNEAEERVRTKKRLIFPGKQSSKKKKKKKVLTELEKESKDENEKSSQPEQHHDAPEEGEGERIVRKSSRTSVIIRQAERDAIRAALQATMKPIKRKKEGEEKRMTQEEMLLEAAQTEIMNLRNLERVLAREEEVKKRAIVHKAVYTGPQVRYFSKDGCSYLEFSRGLSFQSEISTTTAPYPEKAVCAVTGLPAKYRDPKTGLPYATKEAFKIIRQRYGFPCFYLKVVGSGKRWTWEICTIHFLGKGFWQGGRDQCRQIKLMCRIHVTLHVSAEFRPLKVNLLINFHGNLKSCLLRAFLEKEETLCTFWAEA, from the exons ATGGAAACCCCCAAAATTGACCCGCCTTTGATTCTCGATCGTACCTCTCGCGCCACCAGAGGGAAGAG AATGACCAAATTACTTGATGAGGAAATCGAAGAGGACGAGATGTTCTGGAATCAGGAGGCTCTTAAAGAG GATGAAGAGGATGGTAACTATGAAGCAGAGCCTGAGGTTGCAGACGAGTTTGATAGTGACTTCGACGAAGAT GAGCCAGACCCGGACGAAGGAGTAGAAAACAACGAGGCAGAGGAAAG AGTTCGGACAAAGAAGCGGTTGATATTTCCGGGAAAGCAAtcaagcaagaagaagaagaagaagaaagtgctAACGGAATTAGAGAAAGAATCTAAGGATGAAAATGAGAAATCTTCCCAACCTGAACAGCATCACGATGCTCCtgaggaaggagaaggagagagaatcGTGAGAAAATCTTCAAGAACTTCAGTGATTATCAGGCAAGCCGAGAGGGATGCAATACGTGCGGCTTTGCAAGCAACCATGAAG CcgataaagagaaaaaaggaaggCGAGGAGAAGAGGATGACCCAAGAAGAGATGCTTTTAGAAGCAGCTCAAACAG AAATTATGAACTTGAGGAATTTGGAGCGTGTTCTAGCAAGGGAGGAAGAAGTTAAGAAAAGAGCAATTGTGCACAAAGCTGTCTATACTGGCCCGCAAGTACGATATTTCTCAAAAGATG GTTGCTCATATCTGGAATTCAGTAGAGGATTATCATTTCAGTCTGAAATCTCTACCACGACTGCTCCCT ACCCTGAGAAAGCTGTTTGTGCAGTTACTGGTTTACCTGCCAA GTACCGTGATCCAAAGACAGGGCTACCTTATGCAACAAAAGAAGCTTTTAAAATTATTCGCCAGCGGTATGGTTTTCCAT GTTTCTACTTGAAAGTGGTCGGGTCAGGAAAGAGATGGACCTGGGAGATTTGCACGATTCACTTTCTGGGAAAGGGTTTTTGGCAAGGCGGAAGAGATCAGTGTCGTCAAATAAAATTGATGTGTCGTATTCACGTTACTTTGCACGTTTCCGCAGAATTCCGGCCCTTGAAAGTGAATCTTCTGATTAACTTCCATGGTAATCTGAAGAGTTGTTTGCTGCGTGCATTTttagaaaaggaagaaacgtTATGTACTTTTTGGGCGGAGGcctaa
- the LOC18787068 gene encoding 60S ribosomal protein L13-3 codes for MVKHNNVIPSSHFRKHWQNYVKTWFNQPARKTRRRTARQKKAVKIFPRPTAGPLRPIVHGQTLKYNMKIRAGRGFTLEELKSAGIPKKLAPTIGIAVDHRRKNRSLEGLQANVQRLKTYKAKLVVFPRRAGKFKAGDSAPEELANATQLQGSYLPIAREKPSVELVKVTDDLKSFKAYDKLRVERMNQRHVGARLKKAAEAEKEEKK; via the exons ATGGTGAAGCACAACAACGTTATCCCTAGCTCCCACTTCAGGAAACATTGGCAGAATTATGTCAAGACTTGGTTTAACCAACCTGCCAGGAAGACCAGGAGAAGAACTG CTCGCCAAAAGAAGGCTGTCAAAATCTTCCCTCGCCCAACTGCTGGACCTCTCCGTCCAATTGTTCATGGACAGACTTTGAAGTATAACATGAAAATTAGGGCTGGTAGGGGCTTTACTTTGGAAGAGTTGAAG TCTGCTGGGATACCAAAGAAACTTGCACCAACCATTGGGATCGCAGTTGATCATCGTAGGAAGAATCGTTCTCTTGAGGGTCTTCAAGCTAATGTGCAGCGACTGAAGACATACAAGGCCAAATTAGTTGTCTTCCCAAGACGTGCTGGCAAATTCAAG GCTGGTGATTCTGCCCCAGAGGAACTTGCTAATGCCACCCAGCTCCAAGGTTCCTACCTTCCAATTGCACGGGAGAAGCCTTCCGTTGAGCTAGTGAAGGTTACTGATGATTTGAAATCATTCAAGGCATATGACAAACTCCGTGTGGAAAGGATGAACCAACGTCATGTAGGTGCCAGGCTTAAGAAGGCAGCAGAGGCtgagaaggaagagaagaagtaG
- the LOC18785002 gene encoding pentatricopeptide repeat-containing protein At5g42310, mitochondrial — protein sequence MLMQSILGRKSPSLSSTGAFTPLPLLCSSCLKYSDTYKFHGSFTHSKRRKGVKEVKFIALTDQNHATTNCPNGEELSGESFNHLISDFCRAGQIDKAMALLAEMEALGVRPNSMSYAHLIDALGSTGRTSEADMLFQEMISFGLRPRIKLYNVLLRGFLKKGLLGLAIRVLAVMGDFGAEKNQETYEILLDYYVNAGRLEDTWSMINEMKRKRFRLSSFVYSKVIGLYRDNGMWKKAMDIVGEIREKGMTLDKQIYNSVIDTFGKYGEVDEALEVFVKMKQEGVKADITTFNSLIRWHCKAGDISKALELLTEMQEQGLYPDPKIFVTVISRLGEQGKWDMIQKTFENMKRRGHEKSGTIYAALVDIYGQYGKFKDAEECISALKAEGLIPSASMFCVLANAYAQQGLCGQTVKVLQLMEAEGIELNVIMLNVLMNAFGVAGRHLEALSIYHHINESGFSPDVVTYTTLMKACIRARKFDKVPEVYKEMEHAGCTPDRKARQMLQVALMVLQQRNCE from the exons ATGCTGATGCAGTCCATTTTGGGTCGCAAGTCACCTTCACTTTCATCTACAGGTGCCTTCACTCCTCTCCCTTTGTTGTGCTCAAGTTGTCTCAAATACTCTGATACATACAAGTTCCATGGTTCTTTCACTCACTCAAAGCGCAGAAAGGGTGTGAAAGAAGTCAAATTCATAGCATTAACTGATCAAAACCATGCAACTACTAACTGCCCAAATGGTGAGGAACTCTCTGGTGAGTCATTCAACCAtttgataagtgatttttgtAGAGCAGGGCAAATTGACAAGGCCATGGCTCTTCTTGCTGAAATGGAAGCTCTTGGGGTTCGACCCAATTCAATGTCTTACGCTCATTTGATTGACGCTCTTGGAAGTACTGGCAGGACTTCGGAGGCTGATATGTTGTTTCAGGAAATGATATCTTTTGGGCTTAGGCCAAGAATTAAGCTTTACAATGTTTTGCTCAGAGGGTTTTTGAAGAAAGGCCTCTTAGGACTGGCAATTAGAGTTTTGGCGGTAATGGGTGATTTTGGGGCCGAGAAAAATCAAGAGACATATGAGATTCTTCTTGATTACTATGTCAATGCTGGGAGGTTGGAAGATACTTGGTCAATGATTAATGAGATGAAGCGGAAGAGGTTTCGGCTAAGCTCATTTGTGTACAGTAAGGTTATTGGTCTTTACAGGGACAATGGAATGTGGAAGAAAGCAATGGACATTGTGGGCGAGATAAGGGAGAAGGGGATGACATTAGACAAACAGATTTACAACAGCGTTATTGATACATTTGGGAAATATGGTGAGGTGGATGAAGCTTTGGAAGTGTTTGtgaaaatgaaacaagaagGTGTAAAGGCTGatataacgacgtttaattcCTTGATACGGTGGCATTGTAAGGCTGGTGATATAAGTAAGGCACTTGAGTTGTTAACTGAGATGCAGGAACAGGGGTTATATCCTGATCCAAAGATCTTTGTCACCGTTATCAGCCGACTGGGGGAGCAGGGGAAGTGGGATATGATACAGAAGACTTTTGAGAATATGAAACGCCGAGGACATGAGAAAAGTGGGACCATTTATGCTGCTTTGGTTGATATTTATGGGCAATATGGAAAATTTAAGGATGCAGAAGAGTGTATATCTGCCCTAAAGGCCGAAGGTCTTATTCCTTCAGCCAGCATGTTTTGCGTCTTAGCAAATGCCTACGCTCAGCAG GGATTATGCGGACAGACAGTTAAGGTACTTCAGCTCATGGAAGCTGAGGGAATTGAACTGAATGTCATAATGCTGAATGTGCTGATGAATGCATTCGGTGTTGCTGGTAGACATTTAGAGGCTTTATCCATTTATCACCATATAAATGAAAGT GGTTTTAGCCCTGATGTGGTTACGTATACTACCCTCATGAAGGCATGTATTCGGGCAAGGAAGTTCGATAAG GTCCCTGAGGTTTACAAGGAAATGGAACATGCTGGATGCACTCCGGATAGGAAGGCTAGGCAGATGTTACAAGTTGCTTTAATGGTCCTTCAACAGAGGAATTGTGAGTAG
- the LOC18784805 gene encoding DUF724 domain-containing protein 3, translating to MVGSNFKIGDEVEVTSPIHNMRGTLFPAKIIGKSRDKTKLKVEYNKVKAKIDGNLGRRKRHQQRNEVEEEVDVALIRPLPPEESKYCCFKLGDVVDAFFCGGWWEGVITDVMKDSTFGIYFRFAKEEFEFESEELRLHREWVKGSWLPPLQQGDVSTTEEPKLWMKEDFVQGTQVEICTDEDGFQGAWFAANIVKVMGKDKFLIRYKSIKTDDGKEFLTEEVDAQHIRPCPPETVVVESFSLNEEVDAFYNDGWWEGVIRKVLRGPRYRVYFKGTKDELLFEHSDLRPRQDWIDRTWVMASQALKH from the exons atGGTTGGCTCCAATTTCAAGATTGGCGACGAGGTGGAGGTGACCAGTCCAATCCACAATATGCGTGGCACTCTGTTCCCGGCAAAAATCATCGGCAAGTCGAGAGATAAAACCAAGTTGAAAGTTGAATATAACAAAGTGAAGGCCAAGATTGATGGCAATCTAGGCAGGAGGAAGAGGCACCAGCAGCGCAACGAGGTGGAGGAAGAGGTGGACGTGGCGCTCATAAGGCCCTTGCCGCCCGAAGAAAGTAAGTACTGCTGCTTCAAGTTAGGCGACGTCGTTGATGCCTTCTTCTGTGGCGGGTGGTGGGAGGGAGTCATCACTGATGTTATGAAGGACTCGACGTTTGGGATTTATTTTCGGTTTGCCAAGGAggagtttgagtttgagtcGGAGGAGCTCAGGCTTCACCGGGAGTGGGTCAAGGGCTCTTGGCTTCCACCTCTTCAACAAGGC GATGTCTCAACTACCGAGGAACCAAAGCTCTGGATGAAAGAGGACTTTGTACAAGGAACACAAGTTGAGATTTGCACTGATGAAGATGGATTTCAAGGTGCTTGGTTTGCTGCAAATATTGTCAAAGTAATGGGGAAGGACAAATTTCTCATTCGATATAAGAGCATAAAAACAGATGATGGTAAAGAGTTCTTGACAGAAGAGGTCGATGCACAGCACATAAGGCCTTGTCCACCTGAAACTGTTGTGGTTGAAAGTTTTAGTCTGAATGAAGAGGTTGATGCTTTCTATAATGATGGATGGTGGGAAGGTGTGATCCGCAAGGTCCTTCGTGGGCCAAGGTACAGAGTTTACTTCAAAGGTACAAAAGATGAATTGCTGTTTGAGCACTCTGATTTGAGACCACGCCAAGATTGGATAGATAGAACATGGGTTATGGCTTCTCAG GCATTGAAGCATTGA
- the LOC18787543 gene encoding SWR1 complex subunit 2 isoform X2, translated as METPKIDPPLILDRTSRATRGKRMTKLLDEEIEEDEMFWNQEALKEDEEDGNYEAEPEVADEFDSDFDEDEPDPDEGVENNEAEERVRTKKRLIFPGKQSSKKKKKKKVLTELEKESKDENEKSSQPEQHHDAPEEGEGERIVRKSSRTSVIIRQAERDAIRAALQATMKPIKRKKEGEEKRMTQEEMLLEAAQTEIMNLRNLERVLAREEEVKKRAIVHKAVYTGPQVRYFSKDGCSYLEFSRGLSFQSEISTTTAPYPEKAVCAVTGLPAKYRDPKTGLPYATKEAFKIIRQRFLLESGRVRKEMDLGDLHDSLSGKGFLARRKRSVSSNKIDVSYSRYFARFRRIPALESESSD; from the exons ATGGAAACCCCCAAAATTGACCCGCCTTTGATTCTCGATCGTACCTCTCGCGCCACCAGAGGGAAGAG AATGACCAAATTACTTGATGAGGAAATCGAAGAGGACGAGATGTTCTGGAATCAGGAGGCTCTTAAAGAG GATGAAGAGGATGGTAACTATGAAGCAGAGCCTGAGGTTGCAGACGAGTTTGATAGTGACTTCGACGAAGAT GAGCCAGACCCGGACGAAGGAGTAGAAAACAACGAGGCAGAGGAAAG AGTTCGGACAAAGAAGCGGTTGATATTTCCGGGAAAGCAAtcaagcaagaagaagaagaagaagaaagtgctAACGGAATTAGAGAAAGAATCTAAGGATGAAAATGAGAAATCTTCCCAACCTGAACAGCATCACGATGCTCCtgaggaaggagaaggagagagaatcGTGAGAAAATCTTCAAGAACTTCAGTGATTATCAGGCAAGCCGAGAGGGATGCAATACGTGCGGCTTTGCAAGCAACCATGAAG CcgataaagagaaaaaaggaaggCGAGGAGAAGAGGATGACCCAAGAAGAGATGCTTTTAGAAGCAGCTCAAACAG AAATTATGAACTTGAGGAATTTGGAGCGTGTTCTAGCAAGGGAGGAAGAAGTTAAGAAAAGAGCAATTGTGCACAAAGCTGTCTATACTGGCCCGCAAGTACGATATTTCTCAAAAGATG GTTGCTCATATCTGGAATTCAGTAGAGGATTATCATTTCAGTCTGAAATCTCTACCACGACTGCTCCCT ACCCTGAGAAAGCTGTTTGTGCAGTTACTGGTTTACCTGCCAA GTACCGTGATCCAAAGACAGGGCTACCTTATGCAACAAAAGAAGCTTTTAAAATTATTCGCCAGCG GTTTCTACTTGAAAGTGGTCGGGTCAGGAAAGAGATGGACCTGGGAGATTTGCACGATTCACTTTCTGGGAAAGGGTTTTTGGCAAGGCGGAAGAGATCAGTGTCGTCAAATAAAATTGATGTGTCGTATTCACGTTACTTTGCACGTTTCCGCAGAATTCCGGCCCTTGAAAGTGAATCTTCTGATTAA
- the LOC18785176 gene encoding uncharacterized protein LOC18785176 yields the protein MSQAVVAAAASSSSSCSATFTRHQYHHSIKTPQLLTSPKLLPSNQCQKSSFQGLSLGEAKRGVFGSFVAVAEAEKRSNARTRTGLGIITAKTAGASKTIEAEVDKPLGLTLGQKPGGGVTITAVDGGGNAAKAGLKAGDQVLYTSSFFGDELWPADKLGFTKTAVQAKPDSVYFVVSRGGASVDVKRLPKRPAPPRFGRKLTEAQKARATHICIDCGFIYTLQKPFEEQPDAYVCPQCRAPKKRFARYDVNTGKAIGGGLPPIGVIIGLLAGLAGVGALLVYGLQ from the exons ATGTCACAAGCGGTGGTTGCTGCAGctgcctcctcctcctcttcttgcTCTGCCACCTTCACCAGGCACCAGTACCACCACTCCATCAAAACTCCACAGCTTCTTAcaagtccaaaacttttgcCATCAAATCAATGCCAG aaaaGTAGCTTCCAAGGCTTGTCACTTGGAGAAGCCAAAAGGGGTGTCTTTGGTTCTTTCGTAGCTGTAGCTGAGGCTGAGAAGAGGAGTAACGCAAGAACAAGAACAGGGCTTGGGATTATTACAGCAAAAACTGCCGGGGCTTCAAAGACAATTGAGGCTGAGGTTGACAAGCCATTAGGCCTCACTTTGGGTCAAAAGCCTGGAGGTGGTGTTACCATCACT GCCGTGGATGGAGGTGGGAATGCAGCAAAGGCAGGGCTCAAGGCAGGGGACCAGGTCCTCTACACTAGCAGCTTCTTTGGCGATGAATTATGGCCGGCAGATAAGCTGGGATTTACAAAAACTGCCGTCCAAGCTAAGCCAGACTCTGTTTACTTTGTTGTTAGCAG GGGTGGTGCTTCTGTAGATGTTAAACGACTGCCAAAGCGTCCGGCTCCTCCTCGCTTTGGAAGGAAACTAACTGAGGCTCAAAAG GCTAGAGCTACTCATATATGCATTGACTGTGGATTCATATACACATTACAGAAGCCTTTTGAAGAGCAG CCGGATGCATACGTATGCCCTCAATGCAGAGCACCAAAGAAGAGGTTCGCACGATACGACGTGAACACCGGAAAAGCAATTGGTGGTGGTTTGCCTCCGATTGGTGTCATCATTGGCCTTCTGGCTGGTCTTGCCGGGGTTGGAGCATTGCTTGTATACGGTCTTCAATGA
- the LOC18785338 gene encoding uncharacterized protein LOC18785338, with protein MERKVLLVCCAVGLLGLLSAATGFGAEVTRIKGSQVRFVSVTQCEYPRSPALGLGVTAAVALMLAQIILNVSTGCICCKRSPQPSNSNWTVALFCFVVSWFTFVIAFLLLLTGATLNDRHGVESMYFGNYYCYVVKPGVFGGGAGLSLASVVLGIVYYVTLNSVKDSNSPWGTSAPPNPGAIAMGQPQFPPPSTTQEPVFVHEDTYMRRQFT; from the exons atggagagaaagGTACTGCTGGTTTGCTGCGCAGTGGGTCTCTTGGGGCTATTATCAGCTGCTACAGGTTTTGGTGCTGAGGTAACAAGAATCAAG GGTTCTCAGGTTCGGTTTGTCTCCGTTACTCAATGTGAATATCCTCGGAGTCCAGCTCTTGGTCTTGGTGTAACTGCTGCAGTGGCTCTTATGCtagctcaaataattttaaatgtttcaacGGGCTGCATTTGTTGCAAGAGGAGCCCCCAGCCTTCCAACTCTAACTGGACAGTAGCCTTGTTCTGCTTTGTTGTTTCCTG GTTCACGTTTGTTATAGCATTTCTTCTGCTGCTCACTGGTGCTACACTCAATGATCGGCATGGTGTAGAAAGCATGTACTTTGGCAACTACTACTGTTATGTTGTGAAACCTGGAGTGTTTGGTGGAGGTGCCGGTTTGTCACTTGCAAGTGTGGTACTAGGAATTGTCTACTATGTCACCTTAAATTCAGTAAAGGACAGTAACAGTCCATGGGGCACTTCTGCTCCTCCTAATCCAGGGGCAATAGCTATGGGGCAACCCCAGTTCCCTCCACCGAGTACCACTCAAGAACCAGTATTCGTCCACGAAGACACATACATGAGACGACAATTCACATGA
- the LOC18787219 gene encoding uncharacterized protein LOC18787219 yields MATTLRCPQAVAPLPWRARRPNNSRGTIPMGPRQVSNIRAFGRSDIGSFARDAWRSANDGFERFLFEAKKTAERLDRRYALSHRFDTIAQSAAARAREIDRDLEIGTRWRAFSMDFSRNLPRYRKQLNDFLETPLGRSFATIFFLWFALSGWLFRLLIFATWVLPFAAPLVIGAVANNLVIKGACPACKRQFVGYKNQVIRCASCGNTVWQPKGDFFSRDGRGPSSSKSEPEIIDVEFEEK; encoded by the exons ATGGCCACAACTCTTCGTTGCCCTCAAGCAGTAGCACCACTTCCATGGAGGGCGAGAAGGCCCAACAACAGCAGAGGCACAATCCCAATGGGGCCCCGCCAGGTGTCGAACATCCGGGCCTTCGGGCGAAGCGACATCGGAAGCTTCGCGAGGGACGCGTGGCGGAGCGCCAACGACGGATTCGAGCGGTTCCTATTCGAGGCCAAGAAGACGGCGGAGCGCTTGGACCGCCGATACGCCCTTTCGCACCGCTTCGACACCATCGCTCAGTCCGCCGCCGCTCGCGCCCGTGAAATTGACAGAGACCTCGAGATTGGGACTCGCTGGCGCGCCTTTAGCATGGATTTTAGCAGAAATTTGCCTAGG TACAGGAAGCAGCTTAATGATTTCCTGGAAACCCCATTGGGAAGAAGTTTTGCG ACAATCTTCTTCCTGTGGTTTGCATTATCCGGATGGCTTTTTCGGTTATTGATATTCGCTACATGGGTACTGCCATTTGCTGCTCCTCTGGTCATTGGAGCGGTTGCCAATAACCTTGTTATTAAG GGGGCTTGTCCAGCTTGCAAGAGGCAATTTGTTGGTTACAAGAACCAAGTAATTCGTTGTGCAAGCTGCGGAAACACTGTGTGGCAGCCAAAAGGGGACTTCTTTTCAAGAGATGGTAGAGGTCCGTCTTCGTCGAAATCAGAACCGGAGATTATTGATGTTGAGTTTGAAGAGAAATGA
- the LOC18786845 gene encoding VAN3-binding protein, with protein sequence MEEMPGTVRPGRSVSFKTQHQSTNTNGKLESWHRTEQCLQRKQKTLSSSSRCSSSEIPQIPVHAMEFLCRSWSPSAYNFQQMFTSSDLFGSHDNWTSGKQEDTFNSGEPEEKLEIQVIDELPSQTSTRSPMISRVDDTIWMNSKHTKGWLGGKSLISIFGLQRVKKKDDIRLHTASVHAALSVTRLAAAIASVASNCKNSSIESAEDVDPITGDIVASAAALVTTVCAEAAESLGAQKTNVSSAINSGLAIQTTDDMITLTAAAATCLRGVAALKARATGNAYFPRSQNLLQVKAELSVVTPSGSRTYGWACIYSKHSQLMLSLQKKHLGFLATRKEYKILHVMEGTQEAQGQGNLSISLRSNNGNIKLLFKDETQSLVWTSSISSLLQMHN encoded by the exons ATGGAGGAAATGCCAGGGACAGTTAGGCCAGGCAGATCAGTCTCCTTTAAAACCCAGCACCAATCAACTAACACA AATGGGAAGCTGGAGTCTTGGCACAGAACAGAACAATGCTtacagagaaaacaaaaaacgttgtcttcttcttctcgcTGCAGCTCTTCGGAGATTCCACAGATCCCCGTCCATGCCATGGAGTTTTTATGTCGCTCATGGAGCCCATCAGCCTATAACTTTCAGCAGATGTTTACATCAAGT GACTTGTTTGGTTCACATGACAACTGGACCTCAGGGAAACAGGAAGACACGTTCAATTCAGGGGAACCAGAAGAGAAACTGGAGATACAAGTCATAGATGAGTTGCCATCCCAAACTAGTACTAGAAGCCCTATGATCAGTAGGGTGGATGACACGATATGG atGAACTCCAAGCACACAAAGGGATGGTTAGGAGGCAAATCCTTAATAAGCATATTCGGACTGCAGAgagtgaagaagaaagatgatATTCGACTTCACACAGCAAGCGTTCATGCAGCCCTTTCTGTCACACGCTTGGCTGCAGCTATTGCCAGCGTTGCTTCCAACTGCAAGAACAGCAGCATAGAATCAGCGGAAGACGTCGACCCCATTACAGGTGACATCGTTGCTTCTGCCGCAGCTCTGGTTACCACGGTATGTGCTGAAGCCGCAGAGTCATTGGGTGCACAGAAAACAAATGTTTCTTCTGCCATCAACTCCGGCTTGGCTATCCAAACAACCGACGACATGATCACACTTACAGCTGCTGCTGCAACAT GTTTAAGAGGAGTTGCAGCGCTCAAAGCAAGAGCTACGGGCAATGCCTACTTTCCAAGAAGCCAAAATTTGCTTCAAGTAAAAGCCGAGCTATCAGTTGTCACTCCTTCTg GAAGCAGAACATACGGGTGGGCCTGCATATATTCAAAGCATAGTCAGCTCATGCTTAGCCTCCAAAAGAAGCATCTGGGATTCTTAGCCACAAGAAAGGAAT ACAAGATTTTGCACGTGATGGAGGGAACCCAGGAAGCTCAGGGTCAGGGCAACCTTTCAATCAGCCTAAGGAGCAACAATGGAAATATCAAGCTCTTGTTTAAAGATGAAACTCAGTCTTTAGTTTGGACGTCAAGCATCTCTAGTCTCTTACAGATGCATAATTGA
- the LOC18784620 gene encoding uncharacterized protein LOC18784620, which translates to MAANSSSRGIVSLGKRVVNEIRARDSTQLSALTLRRAAHASVYDKNPDEQSQPSIVPDNVIPPQPDKYWAPHPQTGVFGPAAEHNHTAGGKDGSSPADIGEGASVLEQKAWFRPTSIEDLEKPHLP; encoded by the exons ATGGCCGCCAATTCGAGCAGTCGAGGGATCGTGAGCTTAGGGAAGCGAGTCGTCAACGAGATCCGAGCGCGCGATTCAACTCAGCTCTCTGCTCTCACTCTCAG GAGGGCCGCTCACGCCTCAGTCTACGACAAGAACCCTGATGAACAGAGTCAACCCAGCATTGTGCCAGACAATGTGATCCCGCCCCAACCTGACAAGTACTGGGCTCCACACCCTCAAACTGGGGTATTTGGGCCTGCAGCTGAACATAATCATACCGCAGGTGGAAAGGACGGCTCCTCGCCTGCCGATATTGGCGAGGGAGCCTCGGTGCTGGAGCAGAAGGCTTGGTTCCGCCCTACCAGCATCGAGGACTTGGAGAAGCCTCACCTTCCCTGA